A section of the Melopsittacus undulatus isolate bMelUnd1 chromosome 3, bMelUnd1.mat.Z, whole genome shotgun sequence genome encodes:
- the LOC106023297 gene encoding D-beta-hydroxybutyrate dehydrogenase, mitochondrial-like, which translates to MCAAVPLVLLFLLLLLLLLPRMRRLGAVRLEPPGRAVLITGCDSGFGHFLALRLHRLGFTVFAGCLCPGGDGAQRLQREAGGSGRLHVLQLDVTSARDVLAAKELVLSHLPERGFWGLVNNAGISTFGETGWLPMEKYERVADVNLLGSIRTTLEFLPLLRKYKGRIVFMSSINAYFTLGNGIYAMTKAAIEKFCDALRLEMKKFGVQVCVIQPGNYARFTKIQPPLSAEEIWNELSEEEKTVYNKEYVQERANFFNSILNDGSTKGNEVVDAMVDALMSPAPKARYMVAKLKEKALVFVCALFPTFVMDSVLSYALSKVKLGTIQ; encoded by the exons ATGTGCGCCGCGGTCCCTCTcgtcctcctcttcctcctcctcctcctgctgctgctgccgcgGATGCGGCGGCTCGGAGCGGTGCGGCTGGAGCCGCCCGGTAGGGCCGTGCTCATCACCGGCTGCGACAGCGGCTTCGGGCACTTCCTGGCGCTGCGCCTCCATCGCCTCGGCTTCACCGTGTTCGCCGGCTGCCTGTGCCCCGGCGGTGACGGGGCGCAGCGGCTGCAGAGGGAGGCCGGCGGCAGCGGCCGCCTGCACGTCCTGCAGCTCGATGTCACCAGCGCCCGCGATGTGCTGGCCGCCAAGGAGCTGGTGCTCAGCCACCTGCCCGAGCGAG GCTTCTGGGGGCTGGTCAACAATGCAGGAATCTCAACATTTGGTGAGACTGGGTGGCTGCCTATGGAGAAGTATGAAAGAGTTGCAGATGTGAATCTCCTTGGGAGCATCAGGACAACGCTGGAGTTTCTTCCCCTTCTAAGGAAATACAAGG GACGTATTGTTTTCATGTCCAGCATTAATGCCTATTTTACATTGGGAAATGGCATTTATGCTATGACCAAGGCAGCTATTGAAAAATTTTGTGATGCTCTAAGACTGGAAATGAAGAAGTTTGGTGTCCAG GTCTGTGTTATTCAGCCAGGAAATTATGCACGCTTCACAAAGATCCAGCCACCACTCAGTGCCGAAGAGATCTGGAATGAACTCAGTGAAGAGGAAAAGACAGTTTACAATAAGGAGTATGTTCAAGAGCGAGCAAACTTTTTCAACAGCATTCTGAATGACGGAAGCACTAAGGGCAATGAAGTTGTGGATGCTATGGTAGATGCTTTAATGTCTCCTGCACCCAAGGCACGTTACATGGTAGCAAAGCTGAAGGAGAAAGCACtggtgtttgtgtgtgctttATTCCCAACTTTTGTGATGGATTCTGTTTTGTCTTATGCTCTGAGTAAAGTAAAACTTGGTACTATTCAGTGA